One stretch of Pelmatolapia mariae isolate MD_Pm_ZW linkage group LG3_W, Pm_UMD_F_2, whole genome shotgun sequence DNA includes these proteins:
- the LOC134618382 gene encoding butyrophilin-like protein 2 encodes MSAVGVTLGSTLLFFSVFTVVSAVQINITTQSGHDVTLTCRVTNNITAVEWSRANLGQKNVFLYQDGGFVPNNQHPSYKNRVALRDRGMKGGDVSLILKKATTADSGTYKCRVFLRETRSWKFTIINLRVDPPVQINIKAVSGQDVTLTCRVTNNITAVEWSRAGLGQKNVYLYQDGGFVPNNQHPSYKNRVALRDRGMKDGDASLIVKKVTTADTGTYKCRVKIAETGSWKYVTINLNVSPDQMNITAESGQDVTLPCQITNKISAVVWSRADLEPKNVFLYQDGRFVPNNQHPSYKNRVALRDRQMKGGDVSLILKKVTTVDSGTYKCLFEIEETRSWKNITINLSVPLDHKIIPAESGQKVTLTCRAPNNSKRVKWSRADLRDKYVLLYQDGHLNPDNQHPSFKSRLTLQDRQMKNGDVSLILKDANTADSGTYMCRVFMEETRSWKLLINNYLIVVPPGQKMNIKAESGQNVTLPCQSSNINITGVKWMRSRMEGEYVLSYQNGNFERDNQDRSFKNRVDFLDIQMTDGNMSMIVNDLTPADSGTYMCGVFMEETRSWKYISYVRLSVTDRSGATGGSVALIIGVSAVVLVVGFLIYKRKRRSNTHDDPEDEQPLSPQELACD; translated from the exons ATGTCTGCTGTCGGTGTCACACTCGGCTCAACTTTGCTGTTTTTCAGCGTCTTCACGGTcgtctctgcag tccaGATAAACATCACAACCCAGTCTGGACatgacgtcactctgacatgtcgagttacaaataacatcacagctgtagagtggagcagagctaacctgggacaaaaaaatgtctttttgtacCAGGATGGGGGTTTTGTTCCAAACAACCAGCATCCATCATATAAGAACCGAGTGGCTCTGCGGGACAGAGGGATGAAGGGTGGAGACGTGTCTCTGATTCTGAAGAAAGCGACCACTGCTGACTCTGGAACATACAAGTGTCGTGTCTTTTTGAGAGAAACACGCTCGTGGAAGTTCACCATCATCAACCTGAgagttgatcctccag TCCAGATAAACATCAAAGCTGtgtctggacaggacgtcactctgacatgtcgagttACCAATAACATCACAGCTGTGGAGTGGAGCAGAGCGGGCctgggacaaaaaaatgtcTATTTGTACCAGGATGGGGGTTTTGTTCCAAACAACCAGCATCCATCATACAAGAACCGAGTGGCTCTGCGGGACAGAGggatgaaggatggagatgCCTCTTTGATTGTGAAGAAAGTGACCACTGCTGACACTGGAACATACAAGTGTCGTGTTAAAATAGCAGAAACAGGCTCATGGAAATACGTCACCATCAATCTGAATgtttctccag accagatGAACATCACAGCCGAGTCTGGGCAGGACGTCACTCTGCCATGTCAAATTACCAATAAGATCTCAGCTGTAgtttggagcagagctgacctggaaccaaaaaatgtctttttgtacCAGGATGGGCGTTTTGTTCCAAACAACCAGCATCCATCATATAAGAACCGAGTGGCTCTGcgagacagacagatgaagggtggagacgtgtctttgattctgaagaaaGTGACCACTGTTGACTCTGGAACATACAAGTGTCTTTTTGAAATAGAAGAAACACGTTCATGGAAAAACATCACCATCAACCTCAGTGTTCCTCTAG acCACAAAATCATcccagctgagtctggacagaaagtcactctgacatgtcgagctccaaacaacagTAAACGTGTAAAATGGAGCAGGGCTGACCTCAGAGATAAATATGTCCTTTTGTACCAGGACGGGCATTTAAATCCAgacaaccagcatccatcttttaagagcCGTCTGACtttgcaggacagacagatgaagaatggagacgtgtctttgattctgaaggatgcGAACACGGCTGACAGTGGAACATACATGTGCCGTGTCTTCATGGAGGAAACACGCTCATGGAAATTGCTCATTAACAACTATCTGATTGTcgttcctccag gtCAGAAAATGAACATCAAAGCTGAGTCTGGGCAAAATGTCACTCTGCCATGTCAAAGTTCAAACATCAACATCACAGGTGTAAAATGGATGAGATCTCGTATGGAAGGTGAATATGTTCTTTCGTACCAGAACGGGAATTTTGAACGAGACAACCAGGATCGGTCTTTTAAGAACCGCGTGGATTTCCTGGACATACAGATGACGGATGGAAACATGTCTATGATTGTGAACGATCTGACGCCTGCTGACAGTGGAACATACATGTGCGGTGTCTTTATGGAAGAAACACGCTCATGGAAATACATCAGCTACGTACGTCTGAGTGTTACTGATCGttcag gtgcGACAGGAGGATCTGTTGCACTGATCATCGGCGTTTCTGCTGTTGTTTTAGTTGTTGGATTTTTGATCTACAAAAGAAAACGCCGTTCTAACACTCATGATGATCCAGAGGATGAACAGCCTCTTTCCCCCCAAGAGCTGGCCTGTGACTGA